The following nucleotide sequence is from Bacteroidales bacterium.
CTGCAATAGCTATTGGTCCAATGAGATTTAAAACTCGTTTTCCTTCATAAAAATTAAGTCCATTTGCCAATTTAGACGAAAGAAATATTGCTGTTGGACCATCAGCACCACCAATAATACCAATAGCACCAGCTTCCGGAGGAGCAAATCCCAAAACCAAAGCACCAATAAATGTAAGAAAGATACCTACTTGTGCTGCGGCTCCTAAAAGCATAAGCTTAGGATTTGATATAAGAGAAGAGAAATCTGTCATAGCTCCTATTCCTAAAAATATTAAAGGTGGATATATTCCATATTTAACACCGAAATACAAATAATTAAGCACGCTCCCCTCTTCATAAATACCTAATTTTAAGCCCGCACCTTCTGCAAAAGGTATATTTCCAATTAAAACTCCAAATCCGATAGGAATAAGCAGAAGTGGTTCATAGTCGAATTTTATGGCCAGAAAAATAAATCCAATACCAATAAATATCATAACTATATGCCCTATTGTAACATGTTCAAAACCTGAATATCCAACAAATCTTGTGATACCCTCAAGAGCAACATCAAAAATATTACCCATATCTTTATCAACTGCGGTTTCAACTTGCGTTACTGTTTTCTCATTAACTTTCGACTCACTCCCAAAAGAAAAGAAAGAGGAAGCAAAGCTTATAACAGCAATGGCACCTATAATTGTTAGTAAACGTCTAAATTGCATCTTAATGTATTTCTAATAAAAGTTCTCCCTGTAAAATACTATCACCGGCATGAACACGAATATTCTTTACTATTCCATTTTTTTCAGCCAATACTTTATTTTCCATCTTCATAGCTTCATAAATAAGTAAGGTATCTCCTTTTTTCACTTCAGATCCTTCACTAACCATAAGCGACATAATAGTTCCCGGCAACGGACAATTTATTTTAAAAGCTCCAGACTCAACTTTTGGTAATGCTTTATGAGTCTTAACAGCCGAGCGCATCAACTTGGGAGTTTTAATGGTTTTCACTTCTTGTTCCAATTCCACCTTATAGCAACTTCCGTTAACCTCTACTTTAACCGACTTACCATCTACATCCTTTATCTCTACATTATAGTTGTTGCCGTGAATATTAAATTTGAATTTTTTCATTTTATGCAGGTTTATTTTGTCAACGGTTGTCTCATTCCATATATCTTAGAACTCCAAGGAGAATACTTTCTTGACACCTCTTTAATAGTTATTTTACCACTTTCGGTATCGTGCTGCTCATTTAAATACAAATATAACGCAGCTGTAATTGCAGCACTCGCTTCACCGGTAAGCGGTTTCTGATTACATTCTTCATCACCGACTTTAACTGCCTTTCTTATATAATGCTTAGTAAAAAATTCAAGTATTTTAGGGATTAAAGTATAGATAAAAAATAAAAATAATAAAGCTAACAAAACTATTAAGTAGCCGATTATACTGAGACTTATTGCAAAATTCCAATTTATTGTAAGAGAAATTAAATTCATATCAACAGAATTTTATAAAGGTATATTTCCATGTTTCTTAGGCGGATTTGTTTGTTTCTTGGTAGCAAGAGTACTAAATGCCCTAATAACTCTAAAGCGAGTATTTCTAGGCTCTATAATATCATCGATATAACCATATCGAGCAGCTTCGTACGGATTTGCAAATAAACCGGTATATTCTTTTTCTTTTTCAGTTACAAATTTTAAGGCTTCTTCTTGCGTCATAGATGCCAATTTTTTTCCTTCTAGAACTTCAACTGCTCCCTTAGCTCCCATAACTGCAATTTCTGCTGTAGGCCAAGCATAATTATAATCTCCTCTCAATTGTTTACAACTCATCACATCGTGTGCGCCACCATACGATTTACGCAAGGTAACAGTAACTTTAGGTACCGTAGCCTCACCATAAGCAAATAACAATTTTGCACCATGAGAAATAATACCATTATGCTCTTGTTTACTTCCTGGAAGAAAACCAGGAACATCAACTAAAGTAAGAATTGGTATATTAAAAGCATCACAAAAACGAACAAAACGAGCAGCTTTTCGTGAAGCATTTATATCTAAAACCCCTGCTAAATAATTAGGTTGATTAGCAACAATTCCTGTAGGCATGCCATTAAATTTAGCAAATCCCGTAATAATATTCTTTGCCCATCTACGTTGCGATTCCAAAAACTCCTGATTATCAACCAAGGTATAGATAACATCTTTCATATCGTAAGGCTGATTTGGGCTTTCAGGAATAATTTCATTTAAACTATCCTCTATTCTGTCTATGGGATCGTCGCAAACGGTTTGAATTGGATCTTCTAAATTATTCTGAGGTAAATATTCAATCATTTTCCTAATGATTAATATTCCTTCATCTTCATCATCCGCCCTAAAATGCGACACTCCGGATTTTGAGGAATGAACATTTGCACCACCCAAATCCTCTGTAGAAATATCTTCTCCGGTAACTGTTTTTGTAACCCCCGGACCTGTAACAAACATATTACTGGTTTGATCGCTCATAATTACAAAATCGGTTAATGCCGGAGAATATACAGCACCGCCGGCACAAGGTCCAAAAATGGCCGATATTTGTGGAATAACCCCACTTGCTAAAATATTACGTTGAAAGATTTCAGCATATCCCGCAAGGCTATTCACGCCTTCCTGAATACGAGCTCCACCACTATCGTTAATACCAATTAGAGGAGCACCAACAAGCATGGCTTGATCCATAATTTTGCAAATTTTCTTTGCATAAGACTCCGATAGAGAACCTCCAAAAACAGTAAAATCCTGTGCGTAAAGAAAAACTACTCTACCATCTATTGTTCCGTGACCTGTAATTACACCATCTCCAAGAAAATGTTTCTTATCCATCCCGAAATTCGTATTCCGATGGGTTACAAACATATCAAACTCTTCAAAGCTACCTTCATCAAGCAGCAAATCAATGCGCTCGCGTGCAGTGTATTTACCTTTTTTGTGCTGAGAATCTATACGCTTTTCACCGCCACCAAGAGCAGCTTTTTCACGCATAGCAATTAATTTGT
It contains:
- a CDS encoding biotin/lipoyl-binding protein, with protein sequence MKKFKFNIHGNNYNVEIKDVDGKSVKVEVNGSCYKVELEQEVKTIKTPKLMRSAVKTHKALPKVESGAFKINCPLPGTIMSLMVSEGSEVKKGDTLLIYEAMKMENKVLAEKNGIVKNIRVHAGDSILQGELLLEIH
- a CDS encoding OadG family protein, whose product is MNLISLTINWNFAISLSIIGYLIVLLALLFLFFIYTLIPKILEFFTKHYIRKAVKVGDEECNQKPLTGEASAAITAALYLYLNEQHDTESGKITIKEVSRKYSPWSSKIYGMRQPLTK
- a CDS encoding acyl-CoA carboxylase subunit beta, whose product is MQIQSKINKLIAMREKAALGGGEKRIDSQHKKGKYTARERIDLLLDEGSFEEFDMFVTHRNTNFGMDKKHFLGDGVITGHGTIDGRVVFLYAQDFTVFGGSLSESYAKKICKIMDQAMLVGAPLIGINDSGGARIQEGVNSLAGYAEIFQRNILASGVIPQISAIFGPCAGGAVYSPALTDFVIMSDQTSNMFVTGPGVTKTVTGEDISTEDLGGANVHSSKSGVSHFRADDEDEGILIIRKMIEYLPQNNLEDPIQTVCDDPIDRIEDSLNEIIPESPNQPYDMKDVIYTLVDNQEFLESQRRWAKNIITGFAKFNGMPTGIVANQPNYLAGVLDINASRKAARFVRFCDAFNIPILTLVDVPGFLPGSKQEHNGIISHGAKLLFAYGEATVPKVTVTLRKSYGGAHDVMSCKQLRGDYNYAWPTAEIAVMGAKGAVEVLEGKKLASMTQEEALKFVTEKEKEYTGLFANPYEAARYGYIDDIIEPRNTRFRVIRAFSTLATKKQTNPPKKHGNIPL